The following coding sequences lie in one Amycolatopsis cihanbeyliensis genomic window:
- a CDS encoding bacterial proteasome activator family protein, whose protein sequence is MTEPTSPNSNDSGNQDGEQSQHVVVVGPDGSPVGTARIASGEEAEQQQETVGDLVEEPAKVMRIGTMIKQLLEEVRAAPLDDASRNRLREIHATSIKELEEALAPELREELERLVAPFTADTTPSDAELRIAQAQLVGWLEGLFHGIQTALFAQQMAARVQLEQMRRGLPPGASAGGQEQHGPGISGTGQYL, encoded by the coding sequence ATGACCGAGCCGACTTCCCCCAACTCGAACGACTCCGGCAACCAGGACGGCGAGCAGTCGCAACACGTCGTGGTCGTGGGGCCGGACGGTTCACCCGTCGGCACGGCCCGGATCGCCTCCGGCGAGGAGGCCGAGCAGCAACAGGAGACCGTCGGCGACCTGGTCGAGGAGCCGGCGAAGGTCATGCGGATCGGCACCATGATCAAGCAGCTGCTGGAGGAGGTCCGCGCGGCGCCGCTGGACGACGCCAGCCGCAACCGGCTCCGTGAGATCCACGCCACCTCGATCAAGGAGCTGGAAGAGGCGCTGGCTCCCGAGCTGCGCGAGGAGCTCGAACGGCTGGTCGCCCCGTTCACCGCGGACACCACGCCCTCCGACGCCGAGTTGCGGATCGCCCAGGCCCAGCTTGTCGGCTGGTTGGAAGGGCTGTTCCACGGCATCCAGACCGCCCTGTTCGCGCAGCAGATGGCGGCGCGGGTGCAGCTGGAGCAGATGCGCCGCGGCCTGCCACCGGGCGCCTCCGCGGGTGGCCAGGAACAGCACGGTCCGGGCATCAGCGGCACCGGCCAGTACCTCTGA
- a CDS encoding cysteine desulfurase-like protein: MAFDVARIRGLFPALGDGWIHFDGAAGMLVPEQVASAVSTAMRAPVSGPGGAFPASQRAESIVTAARKAVADLVGADPAGVVLGPSASVLTRRLADVLGEGWTLGDEVVVSRLDEQANLAPWRHAAKRTGAVVRWGEIDIETCELPAWQYEDLVSARTKVVAVTAASGSVGTRPDVATIAEFAERAGALTVVDATYAAPFVPLDLNAMGADVLVLSALAWGGPSVGALVFRDPELLERLPPVALEGAARGPAKLELGPHAYPLLAGLIASVDYLAELDDAATGSRRDRLVTSLGSAKSYHAGLLAQLSTELRALPHVMVLGEAMRRIPAFAFTIAGRKAPEVAEYLATQGLCAFADEGGDGVFAALGVAEVGGAVRIGLAHYSNVFEVNQLIRVLEELR; encoded by the coding sequence ATGGCGTTCGACGTCGCTCGGATTCGAGGGTTGTTCCCTGCTCTGGGTGACGGCTGGATTCATTTCGATGGCGCCGCCGGGATGCTGGTGCCCGAGCAGGTCGCTTCGGCGGTGTCCACGGCCATGCGTGCGCCGGTTTCGGGTCCGGGTGGAGCGTTTCCGGCATCGCAACGGGCGGAGAGCATCGTTACCGCGGCCAGGAAGGCGGTCGCCGACCTGGTCGGCGCGGACCCGGCAGGGGTGGTGCTCGGCCCGAGCGCGTCGGTGCTCACCCGGCGACTGGCCGACGTCCTCGGCGAGGGCTGGACACTGGGCGACGAGGTGGTCGTGTCCAGGCTGGACGAGCAGGCCAACCTGGCGCCGTGGCGGCACGCCGCCAAGCGCACCGGTGCGGTGGTGCGCTGGGGTGAGATCGACATCGAGACCTGCGAGCTGCCGGCATGGCAGTACGAGGACCTGGTGTCCGCGCGGACCAAGGTGGTCGCCGTGACCGCCGCCTCCGGCTCGGTGGGTACCCGCCCGGACGTGGCGACCATCGCCGAGTTCGCCGAGCGGGCCGGGGCACTGACGGTGGTGGACGCGACGTACGCGGCCCCGTTCGTCCCGCTGGACCTGAACGCGATGGGCGCCGACGTGCTGGTGCTGTCCGCGCTGGCCTGGGGCGGGCCCTCGGTGGGTGCGCTCGTGTTCCGCGACCCCGAGCTACTGGAGAGGTTGCCGCCGGTGGCGTTGGAGGGGGCGGCCCGCGGTCCGGCCAAGCTGGAGTTGGGGCCGCATGCCTACCCGCTGCTGGCCGGGCTCATCGCGTCGGTCGACTACCTGGCCGAGCTGGACGACGCGGCCACCGGCTCGCGCCGGGACCGGCTGGTGACCTCGCTGGGCTCGGCCAAGTCGTACCACGCCGGGCTGCTGGCCCAGCTTTCCACCGAGCTGCGCGCGCTCCCGCATGTGATGGTGCTCGGCGAGGCGATGCGGCGGATCCCGGCGTTCGCCTTCACCATCGCGGGTCGCAAGGCGCCCGAGGTGGCCGAGTACCTGGCCACACAGGGGCTGTGCGCCTTCGCCGACGAGGGCGGCGACGGGGTGTTCGCCGCGCTCGGGGTCGCCGAGGTGGGCGGGGCCGTGCGTATCGGGCTCGCGCACTACTCGAACGTGTTCGAGGTCAACCAGCTCATCCGGGTCCTGGAGGAGCTGCGCTGA
- a CDS encoding NAD(P)H-quinone oxidoreductase, protein MHAITISEPGGPEQLRWTEVPDPTPGEGEVLIDVAASAVNRADLLQRRGLYPPPRGASEVLGLECSGAIAELGPGVPDWQVGDEVCALLAGGGYAEKAVVPATQLLPVPSEVDLLSAAGLPEVACTVWSNVVMHAGLGEGDVLLVHGGAGGIGTHAIQVGRALGATVAVTAGSAKRLERCRQLGAAIVINYREQDFVEELKAETAGADVILDNMGASYLGRNVDALATGGRLVVIGMQGGVKGELNIGKLLTKRASVAATGLRGRPLEEKARIVAAVRESLWPLVESGSVLPVVDQVVPMAEAGDAHRALEESTVFGKVLLAARS, encoded by the coding sequence ATGCATGCGATCACGATCAGCGAGCCGGGTGGGCCGGAGCAACTGCGCTGGACCGAGGTGCCGGACCCGACGCCCGGCGAGGGCGAGGTGCTCATCGACGTCGCGGCGAGCGCGGTGAACCGAGCCGACCTGCTGCAGCGCAGGGGCCTGTACCCGCCGCCGAGGGGCGCCAGCGAGGTCCTCGGGCTGGAGTGTTCCGGAGCGATCGCCGAGCTCGGCCCCGGGGTGCCGGACTGGCAGGTCGGCGACGAGGTGTGCGCGCTGCTGGCCGGCGGCGGTTACGCCGAGAAGGCGGTCGTGCCCGCCACCCAGCTGCTGCCGGTGCCGAGCGAGGTGGACCTGCTGTCCGCGGCCGGCCTGCCCGAGGTGGCCTGCACCGTGTGGTCGAACGTGGTCATGCACGCCGGACTCGGCGAGGGGGACGTACTGCTGGTGCACGGCGGCGCCGGTGGCATCGGAACGCATGCCATCCAGGTGGGCAGGGCGCTCGGGGCGACCGTCGCGGTGACGGCGGGTTCGGCGAAGCGGCTGGAGCGCTGCAGGCAACTCGGCGCGGCCATCGTGATCAACTACCGGGAGCAGGACTTCGTCGAGGAGCTGAAGGCCGAGACCGCGGGCGCGGACGTCATCCTGGACAACATGGGCGCGTCCTATCTGGGGCGCAACGTGGACGCGCTGGCCACCGGCGGCCGGCTGGTGGTGATCGGCATGCAGGGCGGTGTCAAGGGTGAGCTGAACATCGGCAAGCTGCTGACCAAGCGGGCCAGCGTTGCCGCGACCGGCCTGCGTGGCCGGCCGCTCGAGGAGAAGGCCCGGATCGTGGCCGCCGTGCGGGAAAGCCTGTGGCCGCTGGTGGAGAGCGGCTCGGTGCTACCGGTGGTGGACCAGGTGGTGCCGATGGCCGAGGCCGGCGACGCCCACCGCGCGCTGGAAGAGAGCACCGTGTTCGGCAAGGTCCTGCTGGCCGCCCGTTCCTGA
- a CDS encoding M28 family metallopeptidase, whose product MASVRKRLVPAVVIAACASLALTTAPAAAGQLAVGDAPAGPRLAKKLVRQVHVGNINRHLIAFQRFSDRNGGNRAAGSAGYNESADYIERKLQAAGYEVNRHEFDFTYTETLAERLTAGGGDVPIIAMTYSPSTPDGGTTAPLAAIPPDDTPGCEASDFGDVTGKIALIQRGICSFAQKGIAAAEAGAVGAIVYNNVAGPVNGTLGGPENASIPIGGITKADGEALIGQDGSDVTLEIRTLTEERTTHNVIAETQTGRKDNVVMAGAHLDSVDDGAGINDNGTGSAALLETALKLGGSPRVNNSVRFAWWGAEELGLVGSTRYVQSLDFEQQLNISMYLNFDMIGSPNAGYFAYDGDDSAGTGAGPGPYGSAQIEEKFVGFLGSRGIEVEDTDFSGRSDYGEFIEVGIPAGGLFTGAEVAKTPEQAAKWGGLAGVAFDPCYHQSCDHLGNVDRMALDRNADAMAWTIGSYGISTEEVNGVPPFQAKSKKATAEQRAHQRVATVQVAEGSDPHSHTS is encoded by the coding sequence ATGGCATCCGTCAGGAAGAGACTCGTGCCTGCCGTCGTGATCGCGGCATGCGCGAGCTTGGCGCTCACCACAGCGCCCGCCGCGGCCGGACAGCTTGCGGTGGGCGATGCGCCAGCGGGACCACGCCTCGCCAAGAAGTTGGTGCGGCAGGTCCACGTCGGCAACATCAACCGGCATCTCATCGCATTCCAGCGGTTCTCCGACCGTAACGGCGGTAACCGTGCCGCGGGTTCGGCAGGCTACAACGAGTCGGCCGACTACATCGAGCGCAAGCTCCAGGCCGCCGGCTACGAGGTGAACCGGCACGAGTTCGACTTCACCTACACCGAGACGCTGGCGGAACGGCTCACCGCCGGCGGCGGCGACGTGCCGATCATCGCCATGACCTACAGCCCGTCCACCCCGGACGGTGGCACCACGGCTCCACTGGCGGCGATCCCGCCGGACGACACCCCGGGCTGCGAGGCTTCGGACTTCGGCGACGTCACCGGCAAGATCGCGCTCATCCAGCGTGGTATCTGTAGCTTCGCGCAGAAGGGGATCGCCGCGGCCGAGGCGGGCGCGGTCGGCGCGATCGTGTACAACAACGTGGCGGGCCCGGTCAACGGCACCCTCGGTGGCCCGGAGAACGCCAGTATCCCGATCGGCGGCATCACCAAGGCCGACGGCGAGGCACTGATCGGGCAGGACGGCTCGGACGTCACGCTGGAGATCCGCACCCTGACCGAGGAGCGCACCACCCACAACGTCATCGCGGAGACCCAGACCGGCCGCAAGGACAACGTCGTGATGGCCGGTGCGCACCTGGACAGCGTCGACGACGGGGCCGGGATCAACGACAACGGCACCGGCTCGGCCGCGCTGCTGGAGACCGCACTGAAGCTCGGCGGCAGCCCGCGGGTGAACAACTCGGTCCGCTTCGCCTGGTGGGGCGCGGAGGAACTGGGCCTGGTCGGCTCGACGCGCTACGTGCAGTCGCTGGATTTCGAGCAGCAGCTGAACATCTCGATGTACCTGAACTTCGACATGATCGGTTCGCCGAACGCGGGCTACTTCGCCTACGACGGTGACGACTCGGCCGGCACCGGCGCGGGTCCCGGCCCGTACGGCTCGGCGCAGATCGAAGAGAAGTTCGTGGGCTTCCTCGGCTCGCGTGGCATCGAGGTGGAGGACACCGACTTCAGCGGCCGGTCGGACTACGGCGAGTTTATCGAGGTCGGCATCCCGGCCGGTGGCCTGTTCACCGGTGCCGAGGTGGCCAAGACCCCGGAGCAGGCCGCCAAGTGGGGCGGTCTTGCGGGGGTGGCCTTCGATCCCTGCTACCACCAGTCCTGTGACCACCTCGGCAACGTCGACCGGATGGCGCTGGACCGCAATGCCGACGCCATGGCGTGGACGATCGGCAGCTACGGGATCAGCACCGAAGAGGTCAACGGCGTGCCGCCGTTCCAGGCGAAGAGCAAGAAGGCGACCGCCGAGCAGCGTGCCCACCAGCGCGTCGCCACGGTCCAGGTCGCCGAGGGCTCCGACCCGCACTCCCACACCAGCTGA
- a CDS encoding MarR family winged helix-turn-helix transcriptional regulator — translation MSEVRDGVRWLTDTEMHAWRSYIVATLMLRHRLHRELADEHDVSLADYEVLVCLSSQPHNRMRMTELASMLGSTKSRLSHQVGRLEVLGIVRRGKDPEDKRGVVAELTDEGVAVLERAAPTHVQGVREHLIDLLTTEEQVAMGQAFSRVLNHLTEIDE, via the coding sequence ATGAGCGAGGTTCGGGATGGTGTGCGTTGGCTGACGGACACGGAGATGCACGCATGGCGGTCGTACATCGTCGCTACCCTGATGTTGCGTCACCGGCTGCATCGTGAGCTCGCCGACGAGCATGATGTCTCGCTCGCCGACTACGAGGTGCTGGTCTGCCTCTCCTCGCAACCGCACAACCGGATGCGAATGACCGAGCTGGCCAGCATGCTCGGCTCGACGAAGAGCCGGCTCTCCCACCAGGTCGGCCGGCTGGAGGTGCTCGGGATCGTGCGCAGGGGTAAGGACCCCGAGGACAAGCGCGGGGTGGTGGCCGAGCTCACCGACGAGGGGGTGGCCGTGCTGGAGCGGGCGGCCCCGACCCATGTGCAGGGGGTGCGGGAACACCTGATCGACCTGCTGACCACCGAGGAGCAGGTCGCGATGGGCCAGGCCTTCTCCCGGGTGCTCAACCACCTGACCGAGATCGACGAGTAA
- a CDS encoding serine hydrolase domain-containing protein, which produces MRDTFRRCVLATAVGLLVLAGLPLPAAHGATAGDLPERVHRFMESYLDSTGLPGAAVAITREDRVLLAAGYGHDSTGARVTDRTRFPVGSVSKSFTALAVLRLVEAGRVELDTPVRRYLPAFRLADPRGARITVRQLLNQTSGMSDSGYPDARMPPPETPAEAVARLRAAELSAEPGTTWRYYNPNWHVAARLVEVVSSRPYAGYLRDQVFRPLGMADTSAVLGTGDARVPVGHAYTYGIPFVRSEPGQFVAGSHGVVSTAADLANWLIMQGGHGRRLVSARSLDTMHTPTGPDGNEGMGWFVNTEGGRTEISHDGAWFTHTARQVLLPGSGHGVAVLANTGIGLAPTDASAIADGVLAAIEGETPALGPPVALVVDLVLAALTLAATGLAVRGILRRRRWADRRLRHARWRAALRLVPYGLPVLCLALLPQLVDRIFQGPSISWAQLLTGAVALVTFAGLTATGCVGVVLARLHALLTGTRHHAEDPGIS; this is translated from the coding sequence ATGCGCGATACCTTCCGACGTTGCGTGCTGGCCACGGCAGTGGGACTGCTCGTCCTTGCCGGGCTACCGCTGCCGGCCGCGCACGGCGCCACGGCCGGTGACCTGCCCGAGCGGGTGCACCGGTTCATGGAGTCCTATCTGGACAGTACCGGGCTCCCGGGCGCCGCGGTGGCGATCACGCGGGAGGACCGGGTGTTGCTGGCCGCCGGGTACGGGCACGACTCCACCGGCGCGCGGGTGACCGACCGAACCCGGTTCCCGGTGGGTTCGGTCAGCAAGTCGTTCACCGCGCTGGCGGTACTGCGACTGGTGGAGGCGGGCCGGGTGGAGCTGGACACCCCGGTGCGCCGGTACCTGCCCGCGTTCCGGCTCGCCGATCCGCGTGGCGCGCGGATCACGGTGCGGCAGTTGCTGAACCAGACCTCCGGTATGTCCGACTCCGGGTATCCGGATGCCAGGATGCCGCCACCGGAGACTCCGGCGGAGGCCGTCGCCCGGCTGCGCGCGGCCGAGTTGTCCGCCGAACCCGGGACCACCTGGCGCTACTACAACCCGAACTGGCATGTCGCCGCCCGGCTGGTCGAGGTGGTCAGCTCGCGACCGTACGCCGGCTACCTGCGCGACCAGGTGTTCCGGCCGCTGGGCATGGCCGACACCTCGGCGGTGCTCGGCACGGGGGACGCGCGAGTGCCGGTCGGGCACGCCTACACCTATGGCATCCCGTTCGTACGGTCGGAGCCCGGGCAGTTCGTCGCGGGATCGCATGGTGTGGTCTCCACGGCCGCGGACCTGGCCAACTGGCTGATCATGCAGGGCGGCCACGGCAGGCGGCTGGTCTCGGCGCGCAGCCTGGACACCATGCACACCCCGACCGGCCCGGACGGCAACGAGGGGATGGGCTGGTTCGTCAACACCGAGGGCGGGCGGACCGAGATCTCGCACGACGGCGCCTGGTTCACCCACACCGCGCGGCAGGTCCTGCTGCCGGGCAGCGGCCACGGCGTCGCCGTGCTGGCCAACACCGGCATCGGGCTGGCGCCCACCGACGCGAGCGCCATCGCGGACGGGGTGCTGGCGGCGATCGAGGGTGAGACCCCGGCCCTGGGGCCGCCGGTCGCGCTGGTCGTCGACCTCGTGCTTGCCGCGCTCACCCTCGCCGCCACGGGCCTCGCCGTACGCGGGATCCTGCGCAGGCGGCGGTGGGCGGACCGGAGGCTGCGGCATGCTCGGTGGCGAGCCGCGCTCCGGCTGGTGCCGTACGGCCTGCCGGTGCTGTGTCTCGCCCTGCTGCCGCAGCTGGTGGACCGGATCTTCCAGGGGCCGTCGATCAGCTGGGCGCAGTTGCTCACCGGGGCGGTGGCGCTGGTGACCTTCGCCGGGCTCACCGCCACGGGCTGCGTCGGCGTCGTACTGGCCCGCCTGCACGCGCTGCTGACCGGCACACGGCACCACGCGGAGGACCCCGGCATCAGCTGA
- a CDS encoding TIGR02679 family protein codes for MRLPESWRSAALRPLWRSAHHRLSSGRPVSRLRVGPLEPEQRAAVADLLGMDRLPGEHCTITMAKLDEVLHDTVGAGAREVVAELVGPLGDRAGERARGAAERARLWDWLAEHPLVTRQPVLRDWVSQLRRAGLIDGSVPRTRRVLEQALGVLDRLPAGGESLQVLAERATGDAHELDDGTRLAGIVLRALAVQFDLDPPGNADRRRELWERAGVSVDQLSTQVLVAGLRPEGDALACRLARACAAEGEAVALTLAQLRGVDRFAVAEPVVWVVENPSVLSAALRRFGTDCPPLVCTAGWPSSAGVLLLRLLAAAGADLRYHGDLDGDGVRIAAYVLAKTGAQPWRMSAEDYRAALRTRPHGPSPGRVTEAPWDAELAPALREHGVAVVEERVTGLLLDDLAGN; via the coding sequence GTGAGGCTCCCGGAGTCCTGGCGATCGGCGGCATTGCGGCCACTGTGGCGGTCGGCGCATCACCGGCTGTCCTCGGGCAGACCGGTGAGCCGCCTGCGGGTCGGCCCGCTGGAACCGGAGCAGCGTGCGGCCGTGGCCGACCTGCTCGGCATGGACCGCCTGCCCGGCGAGCACTGCACGATCACCATGGCCAAGCTGGACGAGGTGCTGCACGATACGGTCGGCGCGGGAGCGCGCGAGGTGGTCGCCGAGTTGGTTGGCCCGCTGGGCGACCGCGCCGGAGAGCGAGCCCGGGGCGCCGCGGAGCGGGCGCGGTTGTGGGACTGGCTGGCCGAGCATCCGCTGGTGACCCGCCAACCGGTGCTGCGGGACTGGGTGTCGCAGCTGCGCAGGGCCGGCCTGATCGATGGCTCGGTGCCGCGCACCCGGCGGGTGCTGGAGCAGGCGCTGGGGGTACTGGACCGGCTGCCCGCGGGTGGCGAATCGTTGCAGGTGCTGGCCGAGCGAGCCACCGGCGACGCGCACGAGCTGGACGACGGCACCCGGCTGGCCGGCATCGTGCTGCGCGCGCTGGCCGTGCAGTTCGACCTCGACCCGCCCGGAAACGCAGACCGGCGGCGCGAGCTGTGGGAACGCGCCGGGGTGTCGGTGGACCAGCTGTCCACGCAGGTACTCGTCGCCGGCCTGCGCCCGGAAGGGGACGCGCTGGCTTGCCGGCTGGCCCGTGCCTGCGCGGCCGAGGGCGAGGCGGTGGCGCTGACCCTGGCCCAGCTGCGCGGGGTGGATCGGTTCGCCGTGGCCGAGCCCGTGGTGTGGGTGGTGGAGAACCCGAGCGTGCTCTCCGCGGCGCTGCGCCGGTTCGGCACCGACTGCCCGCCGCTGGTGTGCACCGCGGGCTGGCCGAGCAGCGCGGGCGTGTTGCTGCTGCGGTTGCTCGCCGCCGCGGGGGCCGACCTGCGCTACCACGGCGACCTGGACGGCGACGGGGTCCGGATCGCCGCGTACGTGCTGGCCAAGACCGGTGCGCAGCCCTGGCGGATGTCGGCGGAGGACTACCGCGCCGCGCTGCGTACCCGGCCGCATGGGCCGAGCCCGGGCCGGGTCACCGAGGCACCGTGGGACGCGGAGCTGGCGCCCGCGCTGCGCGAGCACGGCGTCGCGGTGGTCGAGGAGCGGGTGACCGGGCTGCTGCTGGACGACCTCGCGGGGAACTGA